The Candidatus Methylomirabilis limnetica genome has a window encoding:
- the galU gene encoding UTP--glucose-1-phosphate uridylyltransferase GalU, producing the protein MRIRKAIVPAAGLGTRFLPATKAQPKEMLPIVDKPTIQYVVEEAAASGIEDIIIVTGRGKDAIENHFDRSLELETSLRRQGKEEQLREIERISGLASFCYIRQEEPLGLGHAILLARALVGNEPFAVLLGDDIIDAEVPCLKQMISAFERYQSSIIAVQQVSKEETSSYGIIDPKPVEETIYQILDLVEKPSPAVAPSDLAIVGRYILTPEIFEALEQTPRDKGGEVQLTNGLRVLLRTQTMYGLAFHGRRYDAGSKLGFLKATLQFALKRPDLAPGLREYLRTLNLDEVGATVEWDRKEN; encoded by the coding sequence ATGCGGATTCGTAAAGCAATTGTGCCCGCTGCGGGTTTGGGGACGCGGTTCCTCCCCGCAACGAAGGCACAGCCGAAAGAGATGCTTCCGATCGTGGACAAGCCTACCATCCAGTATGTGGTGGAGGAAGCCGCTGCGTCTGGGATCGAGGACATCATCATTGTGACCGGACGTGGGAAGGACGCGATCGAGAACCACTTTGACCGATCGCTGGAATTAGAAACCTCCCTTAGGCGGCAGGGCAAGGAGGAGCAGTTGCGGGAGATCGAGCGGATCTCCGGGTTGGCGTCGTTTTGCTACATCCGCCAAGAGGAGCCCCTCGGCTTGGGACACGCGATCCTGTTGGCAAGAGCGCTCGTGGGGAATGAGCCCTTTGCTGTCTTGCTTGGAGACGACATCATCGATGCCGAGGTCCCCTGTCTCAAGCAGATGATCTCGGCATTTGAACGGTATCAGTCCTCGATCATTGCTGTGCAGCAGGTCAGCAAGGAGGAAACCAGCAGCTACGGGATCATCGACCCCAAGCCAGTTGAGGAGACGATCTATCAGATCCTGGATCTGGTGGAAAAGCCGTCCCCGGCAGTAGCTCCGTCTGACCTGGCCATTGTCGGGCGCTACATTCTGACACCAGAGATCTTTGAGGCTCTTGAACAGACTCCCCGGGATAAAGGAGGAGAGGTTCAGCTCACGAATGGTCTGCGGGTGCTGCTGAGAACACAAACGATGTATGGACTCGCGTTTCACGGGCGTCGGTATGACGCCGGGAGTAAACTTGGTTTTTTGAAGGCAACCTTACAGTTTGCGCTCAAGCGTCCGGATCTGGCACCAGGATTGCGGGAATACCTGAGGACACTCAATCTGGATGAGGTGGGAGCGACCGTGGAGTGGGATCGAAAGGAGAACTGA
- a CDS encoding OmpA family protein: protein MAGGAAGAAIGGGAAGGREAGYGAAAGAVVGGILCAALTPGATPVDSDGDGVADDKDQCPGTPHGVKVNQLGCPEREPIVLKGVNFAYDSAELTQKSFAILDGTAKVLTKHPALKIIIAGHTDSMGTADYNKKLSQQRAESVMNHLISRGVRSANLTAVGFGEEQPIASNDEVEGRAKNRRVELQPQE, encoded by the coding sequence GTGGCTGGAGGCGCCGCTGGCGCCGCAATTGGGGGAGGCGCTGCAGGGGGGAGGGAGGCTGGATATGGAGCTGCCGCCGGTGCGGTGGTGGGCGGAATTCTCTGCGCGGCGTTAACTCCCGGGGCGACTCCTGTGGATAGTGATGGGGATGGCGTAGCGGACGACAAAGATCAGTGCCCAGGCACTCCTCATGGCGTAAAAGTGAATCAGCTCGGATGCCCGGAGCGAGAACCCATCGTCCTGAAAGGTGTGAACTTTGCGTACGATTCGGCCGAGCTGACCCAGAAATCTTTTGCGATTCTGGATGGTACTGCGAAGGTTCTCACCAAACACCCTGCCCTAAAGATCATTATTGCCGGCCATACGGACAGTATGGGCACGGCGGATTACAATAAGAAGCTGTCGCAGCAGCGTGCCGAGTCGGTGATGAACCACCTGATCTCACGTGGCGTAAGGTCAGCCAATCTCACTGCTGTAGGATTCGGGGAAGAACAGCCGATCGCGTCGAACGATGAGGTTGAAGGTCGCGCAAAGAATCGGCGAGTTGAACTGCAACCGCAAGAGTAA